In Brachypodium distachyon strain Bd21 chromosome 2, Brachypodium_distachyon_v3.0, whole genome shotgun sequence, one genomic interval encodes:
- the LOC100832855 gene encoding acyl-coenzyme A oxidase 4, peroxisomal has protein sequence MGSLRGSAAGEGRSEDGGKVGLPALDVALAFPQATPASLLFPPAVSDYYQIDDLLTDEEKALRKKVRAISEKEIAPIMTEYWEKAEFPFHAIPKLATLGLVGSTMKGYGCPGLSLTASAVSIAEVSRVDASCSAFILVHSSLAMSTIALCGSEAQKQKYLPSMAQLKTVGCWALTEPDYGSDASSLKTSATKVPGGWHLDGQKRWIGNSTFADVLIILARNADTKQLNGFIVKKGAPGLKATKIQNKIGLRMVQNGDILLNKVFVPDEDRLTGIDSFQDINKVLGMSRVMVTWQPIGVAMGVYDMCHRYLGERKQFGAPLAAFQLNQEKLVRMLGDIQAMVLVGWRLCKLYESGKMTPGHASLGKAWTSTKAREVASVGRELLGGNGILADFLVAKAFCDLEPIFTYEGTYDINSLVTGREITGTASFKPAVLVKSRL, from the exons ATGGGGAGCTTGCGAG GCAGCGCCGCCGGAGAGGGGAGGAGCGAGGATGGAGGGAAGGTCGGGCTGCCGGCGTTGGACGTGGCGCTCGCATTCCCGCAGGCCACTCCGGCGTCCCTGCTGTTCCCGCCCGCTG TATCAGACTACTACCAGATTGATGATTTGCTGACCGATGAAGAGAAGGCACTTCGGAAGAAAGTCCGTGCTATTTCAGAGAAAGAAATCGCGCCAATTATGACAGAA TACTGGGAGAAGGCAGAATTTCCATTTCATGCCATTCCGAAACTTGCAACTCTTGGCTTAGTTGGAAGTACAATGAAG GGATATGGGTGCCCAGGACTCTCACTTACAGCCAGTGCTGTTTCTATAGCAGAAGTTTCACGGGTCGATGCAAGCTGCTCCGCATTTATTCTAGTGCACTCCTCTTTGGCGATGTCCACAATCG CCCTTTGTGGCTCAGAGGCTCAAAAACAGAAGTACTTACCGTCGATGGCTCAGCTTAAAACTGTTGGTTGCTGG GCTTTAACAGAACCAGATTACGGAAGCGATGCAAGCTCCTTGAAAACTTCAGCAACCAAG GTACCTGGTGGTTGGCATTTAGATGGTCAAAAGCGCTGGATTGGTAACAGCACGTTTGCAGATGTGCTCATAATTTTAGCTAGGAATGCTGACACAAAGCAACTAAATGG ATTTATTGTGAAGAAAGGGGCTCCTGGTTTGAAAGCCACAAAAATCCAAAACAAAATTGGTCTCCGAATGGTACAGAATGGCGATATTCTTCTGAATAAAGTATTTGTCCCGGACGAAGACAGATTAACAGGCATCGATTCATTTCAAGATATAAACAAG GTCCTTGGGATGTCACGTGTTATGGTGACATGGCAACCAATTGGCGTAGCAATGGGGGTCTACGACATGTGCCATCG GTATTTGGGAGAAAGGAAGCAGTTTGGAGCTCCACTGGCAGCCTTTCAGCTCAACCAAGAAAAGCTTGTTCGGATGCTTGGTGACATCCAGGCCATGGTTCTTGTTGGCTGGCGCCTATGCAAGCTTTACGAGTCGGGCAAAATGACACCAGGCCATGCTAGTTTAGGCAAG GCATGGACATCCACCAAGGCAAGGGAGGTAGCTTCCGTAGGTCGCGAGCTATTGGGTGGCAATGGAATTTTGGCTGATTTTCTGGTAGCAAAG GCCTTCTGCGATCTGGAGCCGATTTTCACGTACGAGGGCACCTATGATATTAACAGCCTGGTGACTGGAAGAGAAATCACTGGGACTGCTAGCTTCAAACCCGCTGTTTTGGTGAAATCCCGGCTCTAA
- the LOC100833168 gene encoding uncharacterized protein LOC100833168 — protein sequence MPRSKGAAARRRKAAAARKAAGPPKAVAVAVPDPDAGRPCPSLSLDVLANIHDRLPFLDRLAFASVFGETCYDVFQPGPPCLLLPGKTPETARLFSLADGRAASAARVPDPAMRGHVVLGSNRGWIATADESGQIYLANPTTGAQHALPHIATMGVFLPEKSNTYRWFSLVIRDLLAARYGAGPPFLHLWGPEGYGTFTHSAAQMRMWFYRKVVLSDSPRPGTYAAMLILEASFGAPAFATADDPTWRLAKSPDGVEDAIFHHDGRFYSVSYTGLVESWERDAETGQFKSAPAAPRLSLPAVDKGGPPSRKYLAVAPGGRLAVVLKYADAAKERSYGQEKGRCVFEVRVLGDGGAWEETTEIGEAALFVGANNSMCVSTKGRPGIMAGCVYYTDDEHGQAALRQESRRSSYSYNDDESADLRGVGVFCLKRGSLKGLELGTHYVSGSWPPPAWITPSIP from the exons ATGCCGCGCAGCaaaggcgccgccgccaggcgAAGGAAG gccgccgccgccaggaagGCCGCGGGACCTCCCAaagccgtcgccgtcgccgtacCCGATCCCGACGCCGGTAGACCCTGCCCGAGCCTCTCCCTCGACGTGCTCGCCAACATCCACGaccgcctccccttcctcgaCCGCCTCGCCTTCGCCTCCGTCTTCGGCGAGACCTGCTACGACGTCTTCCAACCCGGCCCGCcatgcctcctcctccccggcaagACCCCGGAGACCGCCAGGCTCTTCTCCCTCGCTgacggccgcgccgcctccgccgcgcgcgtccCGGACCCCGCGATGCGCGGCCACGTGGTCCTCGGTTCCAACCGCGGCTGGATCGCCACGGCCGACGAGTCCGGCCAGATCTACCTCGCCAACCCGACCACGGGCGCGCAGCACGCGCTCCCGCACATCGCCACCATGGGCGTCTTCCTCCCCGAGAAATCGAACACCTACCGCTGGTTCTCCCTCGTGATCAGGGACTTGCTCGCAGCCCGCTACGGCGCCGGCCCGCCGTTCCTCCACTTGTGGGGGCCCGAGGGCTACGGGACCTTCACGCACTCGGCGGCCCAGATGCGCATGTGGTTCTACCGGAAGGTCGTCCTCTCCGACTCCCCTCGCCCGGGGACCTACGCCGCCATGCTCATCCTGGAGGCCAGCTTCGGCGCGCCGGCCTTCGCCACGGCGGACGACCCCACCTGGAGGCTCGCGAAGTCCCCCGACGGCGTCGAGGACGCCATCTTCCACCACGACGGCAGGTTCTACTCCGTCTCCTACACCGGCCTCGTCGAGTCCTGGGAGCGCGACGCCGAGACGGGCCAGTTCAAGagcgcgcccgccgcgccgaggCTGTCCCTGCCCGCCGTGGACAAGGGCGGCCCGCCGAGCAGGAAGTACCTCGCGGTGGCGCCTGGCGGGCGGCTGGCGGTGGTGCTCAAGTACGCCGACGCGGCCAAGGAGCGGTCCTACGGGCAGGAGAAGGGGCGGTGCGTCTTCGAGGTGCGCGtgctcggcgacggcggggcgTGGGAGGAGACGACGGAAATCGGTGAGGCGGCGCTGTTCGTCGGGGCGAACAACTCGATGTGCGTGTCCACGAAGGGCCGCCCGGGGATCATGGCGGGGTGCGTGTACTACACGGACGACGAGCACGGGCAGGCGGCGCTGCGCCAGGAGTCGAGGCGCTCGTCCTACTCGTACAACGACGACGAGTCGGCTGATTTGCGGGGCGTCGGGGTGTTCTGCCTGAAGCGCGGGAGCTTGAAGGGCCTCGAGCTTGGGACGCACTACGTCAGCGGAtcctggccgccgccagcgTGGATCACGCCTTCCATCCCGTGA